The sequence TCGAACGGTTCAAGAAAATCATCTTCAGCACAGTGTTCGCCAAGGAGACGACCCCATGAGTTCGAAGACCGACCCGTCTCAAGCCAGCGTTGCCACAGCGAGACGTTCGCAGATAGCCGTACTCGATTCGACCATGTCCTATATCGAGGTCGGCACATCCGGCCCGACCGTGCTGTTCCTGCACGGCAACCCGACCTCATCCCATATCTGGCGCAACATCATTCCGCATATCGCGCCGTTCGGCCGCTGCATCGCGCCTGACCTGATCGGCTATGGCCAGTCCGGCAAGCCCGACATCGACTATCGCTTCTTCGACCATGTCCGCTATCTCGATGCCTTCCTCGACGCGCTCGATATCAGCGATGTGGTGCTGGTGGCGCAGGATTGGGGCACCGCGCTTGCGTTTCATCTCGCGGCACGGCGGCCGCGGCGCATCCTCGGCCTCGCCTTCATGGAATTCATCCGGCCCTTCGAGCGCTGGGAGGATTTTCACCAGCGCCCGCAAGCCCGCGAAATGTTCAAGGCGCTCCGCACGCCGGGTGTCGGCGAAAAGCTGGTCCTGGAAGACAATGTCTTCGTCGAAAAGGTGCTTCCGGCCTCGGTGCTGCGTACGATGAGCAACGAGGAGATGGCAGCCTACCGGGCGCCGTTCCCAACGCCAGAGTCGCGTAAGCCAGTGCTGCGCCTGCCCCGAGAATTGCCGATCGAAGGGCAGCCCGCCGACGTTGCCGCCATCAGCGAGCACGATCATCGCGCGCTGCGGCTGTCCACCTATCCGAAACTGCTGTTCGCCGGCGATCCCGGCGCGTTGATTTCGCCGCAGGCGGCAAAGGAGTTCGCGGCCGGGCTGAAGAACTGCCGCTTCATCAATCTCGGGCCCGGCGCGCACTATCTGCAGGAGGATCATGCCGACGCGATAGGAAGCGCCATTGCCGGCTGGCTTCCGGAGGTCGTTTTGGCGAACCGGATGGGCGAGTTGGCCTGAGGCAAGCCATGCCGTCCGGCGGCACCTGCGCCGCCGGAGCGGTCGACAGCCCGGCGCTGCGCTGCTAGAAGCCCGGCCTGTCACACGGAAATCCCAGAAGAATGCCTGAAACAATACCAGAGGAAGTGGCGCGCCGCCGCACCTTCGCGATCATCGCGCACCCGGACGCCGGCAAGACCACGCTCACCGAAAAGCTGCTGCTGTTCGGTGGCGCCATTCAGCTTGCCGGCGAGGTCAAGGCCAAGAAGGACAAGATCCAGACCCGTTCCGACTGGATGAAGATCGAGCGCGAGCGCGGCATTTCGGTCGTCACCTCGGTGATGACCTTCGAGTACGAGGACAATGTCTTCAACCTGCTCGACACGCCCGGCCACGAGGACTTCGCCGACGACACCTACCGCACGCTGTCGGCGGTCGACTCGGCCGTTATGGTCATCGACGCCGCCAAGGGCATCGAGCCGCGCACGCTGAAACTGTTCGAGGTCTGTCGGCTGCGCGACATTCCGATCATCACCTTCGTCAACAAGATGGACCGCGAAAGCCGCGATCCGTTCGAGATTTTGGACGAGATCGAGCAGAAGCTGGCGCTGGACACCGCCCCCATCACTTGGCCGATCGGCCGCGGCAGGACATTTTCCGGCACCTATCATTTGGCGCTCAACGCGGTGCGCAAGGGCGACGACGAGAAGGAGCGCACGCCGGTCAACGGTCCCGATTCCAACCGCGTCGCCGGGCTGCTGCCGGAAAACGAGCGCGAGGCCTTCATCGAGGAACTGGAACTCGCGCGCGAAGCCTGCCGACCTCTTGACATTGATGCCTTCCGCGAGGGCCACCTGACGCCGGTCTATTTCGGCTCGGCGCTGCGCAATTACGGCGTGCGCGACCTGATCGAGGCGCTCGGCGCCTTCGGCCCGCCGCCGCGCGCGCAGGATGCCGACACCCGCAAGGTCGAGGCGACCGAGGACAAGATGACCTCCTTCGTCTTCAAGATCCAGGCCAACATGGACCCCAACCACCGCGACCGCATCGCTTTCGTGCGCGTCTGCTCGGGCAAGCTCGAGCGCGGCATGAAGGCCAAACTGGTGCGCACGGGCAAGCCGATGAGCCTGTCGGCGCCGCAATTCTTCTTCGCCCGCACCCGCGTCACGGCGGACGAAGCCTTCGCTGGCGACGTCGTCGGCATCCCCAATCACGGCACGCTGCGCATCGGCGACACGCTGACCGAGGGTGAGGAAATCCTGTTCCGCGGCGTGCCGAATTTCGCCCCGGAAATCCTGCGCCGCGTCCGCCTTGGCGACGCGATGAAGGCGAAAAAACTCAAGGAAGCGCTGCACCAGATGGCCGAGGAAGGCGTCGTGCAGCTGTTCTCGCCCGAGGACGGCTCACCGGCAATCGTCGGCGTCGTCGGCGCCCTGCAGCTCGACGTGCTGAAGGAGCGGCTGAACTTCGAATACACGCTGCCGGTCGAATTCGAAATGTCGCGCTTTTCCGTCTGCCGCTGGATTTCGGCTGACGACAAAGCCGAGACGCTTCGCTTTATCGAAGCGCATCGCGGCGACATCGCCAGGGACCTCGACAATGACCCGGTGTTTTTGGCGCAGCACGCCTTCTCGCTGAACTACGAGGCCGAACGCTGGAAAGCCATCCGCTTCGCCACGATCAAGGACTACCAGGTCCGCGACAGGGCGGCGTAGGCACTGCTTTCCCTTCTCCCCTTGTGGGAGAAGGTGTCGCCGAAGGCGACGGATGAGGGGTGTTCCAGGGAATGCCAACGCCTCACTCCGCTGGAACACCCCTCAACCGTCTCGGCGCTGCGCGCCGATCCACCTTCTCCCACAGGGGGGAAGGGAAGATCGCGCAACTCTCACCCCTTCGCCGCCTCTTCGATCTTGGCGATGTCGATCTTGCTCATCTGCATCATCGCCGCCATCACCCGGCCGGCCTTGGCCCGATCCGGATCCAGAAGCAGGCGCGGCAATTGCTCCGGCACGACCTGCCAGGAGACGCCGAACCTGTCCTTCAGCCAGCTGCATTGCGACGGTTCGCCGCCACCTTCGATGAGCCTGTCCCAGAAATAATCCACCTCTTCCTGCGTCTTGCAGTCGATCGACTGTGATATCGCCTCGCTGAACTTGAATTGCGGTCCGCCGTTGAGCGCCTGGAACTGCACGCCGTCGAGCTCGAACGTGGTCACCAGCGCCTTGCCTTCATCGGCGTGACCTTCGGGCCAACGCATCACGCTCAACACCTTCGAGTTCTTGAAGATGGAGACGTAGAAATTCATCGCCTCTTCGGCCTTGTCGTCGAAC is a genomic window of Mesorhizobium huakuii containing:
- a CDS encoding peptide chain release factor 3, translating into MPETIPEEVARRRTFAIIAHPDAGKTTLTEKLLLFGGAIQLAGEVKAKKDKIQTRSDWMKIERERGISVVTSVMTFEYEDNVFNLLDTPGHEDFADDTYRTLSAVDSAVMVIDAAKGIEPRTLKLFEVCRLRDIPIITFVNKMDRESRDPFEILDEIEQKLALDTAPITWPIGRGRTFSGTYHLALNAVRKGDDEKERTPVNGPDSNRVAGLLPENEREAFIEELELAREACRPLDIDAFREGHLTPVYFGSALRNYGVRDLIEALGAFGPPPRAQDADTRKVEATEDKMTSFVFKIQANMDPNHRDRIAFVRVCSGKLERGMKAKLVRTGKPMSLSAPQFFFARTRVTADEAFAGDVVGIPNHGTLRIGDTLTEGEEILFRGVPNFAPEILRRVRLGDAMKAKKLKEALHQMAEEGVVQLFSPEDGSPAIVGVVGALQLDVLKERLNFEYTLPVEFEMSRFSVCRWISADDKAETLRFIEAHRGDIARDLDNDPVFLAQHAFSLNYEAERWKAIRFATIKDYQVRDRAA
- a CDS encoding VOC family protein, whose translation is MQKITTCLWFDDKAEEAMNFYVSIFKNSKVLSVMRWPEGHADEGKALVTTFELDGVQFQALNGGPQFKFSEAISQSIDCKTQEEVDYFWDRLIEGGGEPSQCSWLKDRFGVSWQVVPEQLPRLLLDPDRAKAGRVMAAMMQMSKIDIAKIEEAAKG
- a CDS encoding haloalkane dehalogenase — translated: MSSKTDPSQASVATARRSQIAVLDSTMSYIEVGTSGPTVLFLHGNPTSSHIWRNIIPHIAPFGRCIAPDLIGYGQSGKPDIDYRFFDHVRYLDAFLDALDISDVVLVAQDWGTALAFHLAARRPRRILGLAFMEFIRPFERWEDFHQRPQAREMFKALRTPGVGEKLVLEDNVFVEKVLPASVLRTMSNEEMAAYRAPFPTPESRKPVLRLPRELPIEGQPADVAAISEHDHRALRLSTYPKLLFAGDPGALISPQAAKEFAAGLKNCRFINLGPGAHYLQEDHADAIGSAIAGWLPEVVLANRMGELA